A region from the Candidatus Palauibacter scopulicola genome encodes:
- a CDS encoding ABC transporter substrate-binding protein, whose protein sequence is ARPDVLIARMADLTHTQHMERVESLGIPVVPTFIDAEPHYMGRVEWVRLMGLLTGKEAEADAFVQMVSEEIARLTSLARTQPRRSVLWAWYRSAGNRWAVTQRNADAALIRDANAELVLGAEDDPRLDTFSDLSTERLLRDATDADCWMIRDPLSGMFDDRDVLARFKAYREGCVFWEPGKRHPTADSWELWEMGTIRPDWQLADIVKMVHPGLRDGEWRYLAPETWEGGYVGTGQH, encoded by the coding sequence GGCCCGGCCCGACGTGCTGATCGCGCGCATGGCCGACCTCACGCACACCCAGCACATGGAGCGCGTCGAGTCGCTCGGCATTCCGGTCGTGCCGACCTTCATCGATGCCGAGCCGCACTACATGGGCCGCGTCGAGTGGGTGCGCTTGATGGGCCTGCTGACCGGGAAGGAGGCGGAAGCCGACGCGTTCGTTCAGATGGTATCGGAGGAGATCGCCCGCCTGACGTCTCTCGCTCGAACGCAGCCGCGCCGGTCGGTTCTCTGGGCCTGGTACAGGAGCGCGGGCAATCGCTGGGCCGTCACGCAACGAAACGCCGATGCGGCCCTCATTCGGGACGCGAACGCGGAACTTGTGCTCGGCGCCGAGGACGATCCCCGGCTCGACACCTTTTCCGACCTTTCGACGGAACGGCTCCTGCGGGATGCGACGGACGCCGATTGCTGGATGATCCGCGACCCGCTGTCCGGAATGTTCGACGACCGGGACGTGCTCGCGCGCTTCAAGGCATACCGGGAGGGCTGCGTGTTCTGGGAACCGGGCAAGCGCCATCCCACCGCCGATTCGTGGGAGTTGTGGGAGATGGGGACCATCCGACCGGACTGGCAGCTGGCCGACATCGTGAAGATGGTGCATCCGGGACTCCGCGACGGCGAGTGGCGGTATCTCGCGCCGGAAACGTGGGAGGGGGGCTATGTCGGCACGGGTCAGCACTAG